The stretch of DNA CAGTATTGAACtcttatgttatatgtacaCAATTGCTATATTGTATGTCTTTAaagtttatataaatttataaaatcttGTTTCTCAAGTATTTTTGCTCTAAAACTTGAAGTTcgtatgaatattattattattattattaagcatatttttaagttatggGTGTCtcaacatatacacacacattatAAGAAGCATGATTTGTGTGCATAATACAAGGACATCAGAAAAGAGAATAATATAGAAtcaagacaaaagaaaaagaaaatagtagtAACAACAAACAAGATAAAGTATTAAAACGTtgcagaaagaaagaaggaaaagaaatcaATACAGTATTTTGTTTTACAGCAAACTCTGATCGATAGCAAATCATTTTACGTAGCTTCGAAAGGTAGAACGGAAGACGTGAATGAATATTTGAACGTGTAGTATAGCATAAATGCTAACTGGAATACTTCCTAACATAAGCATGGGTATGGAGACCCACATAAAATGCTCCCGCAACATTATGAAAAGGGCAATACCAAAAGCGATCATCATTGTTGCAATTGATAGGAAAAGAGTGAGAAGGCCAAACATCAAGGCGAGGGGCAACTTGATCCGGAAATCGTCTTCTCTAAAGAGCGACGTATGAATTCCTAGGAATATCATAGCCGAAGTACAAGAGAAGAGCAATGAGAGTGCATCCGAAATTATGTAAATGGTGAAGTATTTTGATCCCAATTTCCTAGGAAGGCCTGTATCGTCGTTTTCgccacctggcacagtaaatgCTGCAGTAAACATGATGGTCACAATTAACGTCGCCACTACTGAACAAGATTGTGCTATCTCCTTCAACCAGCCTCGTGCTTCTATCTTGAGGTTCATGTGTTCCGTATTGAATAAATCTTTTGGAGTTTGGTTGCCTTTGTTCATTAATTTTCTGCACATAGGTGTCATCTTTTCCATTTCCTACACATCAAGGATACACGTCGAAATTAAAtacatcaattaaaaaatatttcataaatgGTTAACTAcatcgctctctctctctcaccaacataaataataaaaataaaaatagcatattttagaaaataaaaataataaaaaaaaatttgaaatacaagATTAGTAGTATAATAAGGCAAATAAAATGGTGGAATATGTCTTAAACATTTGTTatcatgaaaagaaaaaatctttCATTTCTTCTCATAGTTTAAactaacaaacaaacaaacaaacaaaagagaaggaaaggaacTAGAAAAGAAGTTGCTtcataataacataaaattatgaGACAAACCTTAAATCGTTGTAGCTCTCTCTGCATTTGTAGAGCTGGACCAAGAAATTGGCTAAGTTGAGGGGACGGTGACAACTTTGCAGCTTGATGAAGGAAGGTGTTAACCTCGGGATCGGGATTAATTATGGTTGCTAAAAGGCTTATTTCAGTCCTTTTACAAACAAAACTACGGATTTTCTCATTCCCGTTTGAGATCGCAAGACTAAAAATGCATGAACCTCTGAACTCCAACCACATTACATCAGGCCATTcttcaaaaactattttaacAAAATCCACATTCCCATGAAAAACAGCTGTAAATGTTGGATTCCCCAGAATGGTCATAATATTATACCGATTTAAACTTGATATTTCCTTGCATATGTAACGCAACAATTTAGGAGCATGTCCATGATGATTCCTGTACTTTTTAACAGAATCCCATTGCACTGTCATTGAAACAAAGACATGAACAACTTTTGATATTAGTgtattttaaactaataattgCTCCCTAAAATACCACATCAGTGTGAACTAAGggtttattttgaggaaattgcAACAACCACACTTGAGGTTTGACCCAATTGCAAAAAGTATTCCTCGTGTTTTAGAAATAGTAGAATCTACCTCTCTTGTTCAAACCCAAGGTAAATTAATCATTTTAGCCAAGGTTCTCTCATatcctctctctcctttttctatattttctatCACTAAACTaactatataaaaaattcatttgataaaattattgaaaatataattataaaattaaaaataaatattttatcatctattataaatacagaaaatatagcatagaaatatatattaaaccctaaaaatatatttataaattacaaaatttatattttaattataaaactattttctagaatatttaattataagctaaatacatatatatatatatatatatcaaaatatactttctatgaaaatattatataagtatataaaacaaataattataatttaaatgagaaaaactACTGTAGTAGTTCCCCAATCGGGGTGGGTTGGATCCTAGCGCTCTCGGTtggaagagagaaagggagagtgGAACCAAGGTCGAAGAAGATCGAGGATTGTAGTGATTGTGGAATGGTAGAGTAATGAGATCTAGTGGGTGGGGAGAAAAGATGGAGTTACATCAGGAATCATCAATTGCCACATCCATTGTAgctaaagaagaagagaaaagagaaggtGGGTAAGGAATAgacagaaagagagaaatgggaGAAAGACTGGGAAGATGAGGGCATCATAAAtagtcatttaaaaaaaattataataactaaGCCCTAGAGATCTTTTGTCTCTAGGGATCCCAATggtgttttcattttttagggTTCATTTGCTTTTGTCACTGTTATTGCTGTTAATCGTTTTGTCACCGGCACCATCATCTGgtcctcttcttcttgttggtTGTTGGATGGTCATTCAGCTAGGGCATTGCTCATGGTATGAGTGATGGACGACCCATtcagtcttcttctccttagTATATTTTCCTTCTTGTCGAGCCTTATTTTGCATAGATGTATTTTTTCCTCCTTTTGTTGGTTGTAATCCTCATCAACTTGACATCTCCCTTATACCATTGTTTGCTATAGGTCTTATCCTTATTCCCAATTATCTTTTTGCATCTCTCATTATTAGGGGAATGTTAATTTGTTCGTTGTGAAACAAAGGTAAGGGTGGTTATCCAACAGTGGTATAAAGTTTTGGCTTTCTATGGATATTGTAAAAATGTTTGAAGACAGACTTAGTGTGCTTGCTATGTTTAATGGTAGTTTGACCAGTTGAGGCAGATGTTTCTTTCAATCAAGTGAGTTTTTAACTCCAGAATGTGATGGTCATTTTTTCGTAGGTCGTCAGCAATGACTTGTTAAAGAAGATTATAGCGGCGACAATAGTTATTCTTTTTACTCGAGGGTTACAAATGGTCTTTGGGATTTAGGTTGCCCCTTGTTGGTCTTGGATGGCCATGTTCTTGTGTACTACTGCTCTTTTTATGTTTGGCCTATATATGTTTCTGGGTTTAGCTTGTAGGTGTAGTTATTTTAACCTATTTGACTATGGGCAGAGGATGGACTTTGTTCATTGACTTGAGATTTTATACCCTTGCGCTTTTGCCCCTTAGTGGGCGAATTCTGtagcaaaataaaatataatagaaataaCTGAGGCTAATTAATGATAAAGGTCCAGTGCAACAAAGGTTTCTAAAATCAAGAGATGTCACTATTATTTTCACAACCTCAAGATACCATTGCATTTAGGTCAAATCTCAAGGTTACAAGCaccttttttgactttttttttttaataaattaatttaaggcAATGAGTCTAGTATTccttaaaaattgaaacttgaatGCACCATACAAAAATTACTGCTAGATTGTACTTTTGATAATATATCCATATAATTCACGCTAAAtgaagaacaataaaaaatcatGATTTAAACGGAACCTTTTAAGAATGAATTCGATTTAATTGGAtcgttttatttatttatttattggctTGAACTTTTTAGTTTAAGGTATTTAGTATGTTTCCTTCCAAAAACTAAGTTcgaaaatcaatatatatatatacaagactATAAATATAGTTCTTATGAAAAACTAGAAATTAAACACGCGCACGCAGTTAATTAACTAGCTATCGGCTTATGGCCCAGTAACCCTAGAAGTAAAGGAAATTTGGAATAAGTTGAATTACCGGAGTCGATAGGTACGTAGGCTAAGACCCATGTTGGAAGTCCTGCACAAAAGGCCAACCTCAATAAATAATAACTGatgaaacataaataaattcaatttttttaatgagaAAAGTATAGTGCTCACGCGAGGAGACATTGTGAAATAGCCAAGGTAGGAATCCATTTATTCTTGGTGTTCTGAAATCAAGCGCTAGTGAACACAGTGTTTCACCTTTCTCCTTCTGCATTTCTTCAATGCACTGATTTTGCGCTTCCTTGAATGCAACCAAAGCAATATCTATACGGTATATATACGATGATATGAGGAGAAAAATGATTACTACTTAcaaatagcatatatatatatatatgtgtgtgtgtcgATCACTGTAATAATTTGCTAGAGTGGAATTTAATTACGTGCATATACCGTAGATTTCAGCTGTGATGCATGCTTTGAAAAGCATAAACCCATTATGATAGCCAACTGCTTTCTCCTTCTCAACTTGAACTGTGTTTAAATTTTGATCTTCCTTGGATACATAAAGAGTTTCAACCAAAGTGATATCATAAAGATAGCGAAATGTTTCCTCGCATCCACAGAAGGCAGCCACAACAACCGGCAACTCTCTCTTAGCATTCTTGATATCCACCAAGTCTTCGTATGTCTCAACTAACAATTGGACGATAGCCCTCGACCCTGTAGCGGCAGCTAGAGTAAGCGTCGTGTCACCATAaccgttttttatttttaggaattCTGGATCAGGGTTTTGCTCCAACAAATGACGAACAATATCTTCTTGTCTGGCGACCACAGCAACTTGGAGAGCATTGTTCTCTAACAAGGTGAATTCGGTGTTCAACAGTTCACTATTTTTTCTTAGCATCTCCTTCACCGCATTCAAGTCTCCGCGTCGCACTGCCTCGTAAAAGACTTTATCAAACCCTGAAATCAAAGTTTAGGGGcattaggaaaaagaaaagagaagaaaataagtaaCTCGGGATGATTCTTCAAAAACCTgcactaataaatatataacacctAGACAACAATGACACCATGAACCCCCCAAGCAAGCCCTTCTCAAAGGGGAGGCTGCTAAGGCCTACACCTAGGGCACCctaaaaagggggggggggccAACGTACCGTTATCGGGGTTTGGGGTTTTGCGGTATTTAAGTATATTTGGTGTATGTTTGTAGGGTGTAACAGGGGGAGGTGGTTGCAGGTAGCAGATGTCGACAGATTGCCGCAAATTATCTATCGATTGAGGAACATGTCGACAAATTGCATTGAACTATCGATCGATTGATGAAGTTTTTGACAGATTTCTCGAGATTGTCAACCAATTATTACCAAGATCAGCTTCCCATGCCACTTTCAGGTTGGTTAGGAGGTGGTGGAGCTCGATGGGTGCTTTCTAGAAGACTTTGTCATGTGCAAGGGAATTTCTACATCATCTAAGGGGCtatataaataaagagaaaagaagaggagaagagagCATCAATCGACCAAGAGGAAATGAAAGAGaatgaaggaaaagaatgagggaaagaagaagaaaagggatgTATCCGGGCATTTCTTACCCCTCTCTTTCACTTCCATGTTGTTTAAGGAAAGTTCCTCTTCCTTTTTGCCCTCTCTACTGTTTGAATTCTCCATTTTCTAGTCTCATTTGGGCAATCTTGTTATATTTCTTCCAAGAGCTTGAATAGGGCTTGGTTCTCCCTATGGTTCTTCATGGAATGCTGCCTAACCATGTTAGGGTAGGCTCTAATTGGGTGCATGCATGTTGGTTTGTGTCCTTAATGTTGTTGTTCGGATTGCTGGATGCAGGGGTTGTCGATTGGGAAAAATTGTTGACATTTTGATGTTGTGGGAGGAATTAACTATCGACTAGCTCAAGCAAGTTGTTGACCGGTTATCCCTGAGACATAAACTGTCGATGGACGCTCAGAAATCTATCGATCGATCCCgccttgtttgtattttacAACCTTTAATTATGTTGATATGAAGTTGGGGTTTGGGTTTTCATCATTGGGGGGTCACATATTATGGATGCTTGGGCACGGACATGTTAGAACAACTAGGGTGTGGTTGTGCACGAGCATTACATTGCGTGTGTATATCTATGTGGGCAAAGTATAGCTTGATGTCTAGTTTTATGGggggccttgtatcacgttTTTACTTACTacaccattgcatttcttatatgtTTGCATTACATGATTACTAATGCTTGTGACAGATTAATCTGCAGGATGTACATCCACAGGCTCGGGTGACAAGAGGACCATCTTGAGGTAGCTTCAACTCGATATATTGGTGTGGGAGCTTCGGCTCGGTTTATTATGGTGGGAGCTTTGGCTCGATATGCTGGTATCAGGACCTGGGCACATGGTACGGATCTTGGAGCAACGACTCATGTTGATTTTCTTGCTAGTTCATGGCAGCATGCAGGTTTGGATTTAGGGACTTGGGCACCAGTGTGTCTTATGTGGACCCCAAAGACCAATAtatgcatgtttatttatgtgtatactACATGGTTTAAGGTTCATGGTATGgatgtgtatatgtgtatgcaGGTGATAGGTGGTTTGGGTTATTCCCTCAACACTATTACCCTTTTGTTCTTTATACTTcctgagtcttatgactcacccttactttacatcattctaggtaaagggaaGGCTAAGATCGGGGGCAAGGGTGGTAGTATCAAAGTTGTCAGGTAGCAACGTGTACATGGTGGTCCCAAccatcaagttttggggggagtCTTACAGTTTTTACGTGTTTGGAAAGTGTCTGTTACCCCTTGGTATTGTGTTGTATATATGTCTTTGTGTTATATTGTGACGTTGACACCTCCACATCTCTTTGGCAATGTATATATCATGTTTCTGTTGTGCTTGGCTGTTGCCCTAGGAATGTGTATGGTAGAATTATGCTTCTTTATTATTCACTCGAAGGACTTCCTTTTGGTTTCCTATACTGACGGGATACCCGGTTGGGGGCTCTCACAAGTGCCGATTACCCAACAGAGAATGAAGGAGAAGGCGGGGAAGGAAACAAACTGCAAAGGCGGAGGATGCCGGTTGGCGATCGGTTCATAAAGATGTAAAATGACGGccagtgagagagaaagagagagcagcCTCGCCTCTCGGCTGCACCACCGATTGTTGGCCTCCTACTTTTCTCCGACTGTCGGAATTCCATCCCCTTCCCCTGCTAGCTAGTTGTTGATGTTGTTGGCCTGCATATGTGAGCTGAGTGGGCTCACTGAGCCGAGGAGGTGGAGTTGAGGAAGAGACGACGAGATGCCGATCGAACTTACAAACGGAGACTGAATGAGATGgagcgcgagagagagagacggcCGACAAGACTTGGTCACTAGGGtggtaagagagagagagagagagcttgcaCTGCTGCCTTTGCAGACGCCAACTACTGGACTGTCGCTGCCAGTCCCCTCCCTTCCCTACAATGGCAATAAATGTGGGTGAGGCCCCTAAACTAGTTACCGCCTAAGGCCTCAGAACCTCTTGAGCCAGCCATGCCACTAAGCTAGCTCCTTTGGCCACAAGCTTCTCAGATGGAAGTAATATTATAACTACAAAAGAAACCATTAGGATCTACTGAAGGGCTTGCTCTAAAAGCGACCCTCTAATGATTAATAAGTTAATGACCGATTTAGGGCAGAAAATGTACAAGAAAAGACAAGCTTCAggatgataaaagaaatgacaaGCATGGGATTGGAGAACAAGTAGGTGAAGTCCCCATCAAGCATGTTGCCTGTGTTCGATTTGCAGAAAAAGCAAGAGAAGCATGGACAAAGAGAAGGGCGATAAGAAGATGTTGACACTGTCCCAAGAAAAAAGGGACTGTTGCCGTTGTGAACTAATGTTGTCACTAGAGAGAAGTGATGGTTGCCACCACTAACaaaccaagagagagagaaataaatgagagagaaaaatgataGGGAAGAAattgtaatataatattaaacattagatgtacttattatattttttcaaatgttaaggataatttttataattattttaaatcttaaaaatataaagtgtaatttactctaaaaattaattactaaatattaaaattcattaaaactcaactgaaataaaattaaactagaCCAGATAATTTTTTCCCGAAACGTAGAAATGAAACCGAGCAAGCGGAATGTTGCCACTACCTTGTCGTTTAGATTTCCTATTAAAAAGGCTAACTTGAGCGTCATAACCAGCACCTTCGTTCTGCACAATTCTCCACAGAGATGGTCTTCTTGACTGTCCGTGTTGATCATCAGAACTAGGCATTTTTTCTGCAAGTACATGAAACatataaagtatatatatgttttggctgaataatttatattactctttgaattttatattttataacaacttagaatttatatttcaatttatcttaaaataactattaaatttttaatgttattataatttagtcctatgttaaaaattttgtcaaaatattataatgtaacaaatacataaaataaaaaataaaaaacacaattttacAACTAAACAAGTGTAAAATTGTGGTAAGTTCAAAAGTTTAactaaacaaaaacaagaaacaaaaaatatcttttacaaCTAAACTTTTACAAAAAAGTTTAATTTGCAGCTTACACTTTTTGATAAAATACTATTTGGATACTTAAATTTGAAACTTATGGTAACACACTTACATCCATGTCttgtattttatatcatattaagataaatatacaAACTTAATTGTTTAAATAGCATTACAGTTTCTAATTTTGCCTGATAATACTATTTAGACACTCCACTTTGACATTTAAAATGATACTTAcgcattaatatattataatatgtgtgatatcaatataaatttataatatattaatacaaaatatcatacaaaaatattttggaaagaaaatgaaacaacATCGCGGCATGCTCACTTCGACGTCGAATTAATTAAGAGTAACAAGAAAGAGTTGACGACTAACCTGAATAAAATGGAGTGTGGAATAATAATGCGCCAGTAGTAGTTGCCACTATGTTCGTGTTGGACTCAAAATTTCggaacatatgtatatatacacacacacgctCTCTCACATTCACACACTAATCAAAAAGGTACTTAAAGAAGTGTAACGAATTATAACACATAGATCTATATTCCAGCCTTCACAATCAAGCAACAATGGCACCTAACTTTAGGCAGCATTGCTGGAGAAGAAATCGCAATATATCTCAGCTGAGAAAGCAGAAACAGAGACGTCATGTGCAATGACCTATATTCCCTGCCTCCTTCCTTCTCTGTCTGTTGgcaattcatttattattattcttaagaTAGTAATTAGTATTTCTTCAAAGATATTATTGCTCTGAAATTAACTTTAGTTACACCGTCTGCCTTTTCTTTAGACGACAATCTCTTTATCTTCTATACAAACAATGAGTGATTACAGGTGAGCTAATGAAGGCTTGCTCCAGACTCATCACCTGATTCTCTTTCATTTAGACTTGGTAAAGCTGAAAATTCGATTTGTTTTGATTTGGTTATATCTCATCTCTTCATATATTAGTTTGAAATTCGATGGGAGAAAAAGACTTAAATAATCATTATTGTGATTCTAATTAGGGATTGGAATAGGTTTAGTGATTTGACGCCCATGATAAGAAACtccaatttaattattaatggaCTATGACCAATAATGTATGAGATGATATACCTTGATTATTATGGTCGTGTGTCTTTAATGAGTGTGTTTCAATACAATTTGATAACCAAAATTCTAGTGTGGAGGGGCCAATTATTTGAAGCTGTACCGTTACATGTTTtcattgatttatttaatacaattatttgaattaaatcttgttaaattttttatgtctCGTTATTTTCTcgtttctttttcatttttatttgtgcaaTCCGAGACTTACAGGAAATATCAGAGCTTTGATTTGGTTGGATTTAATTGTGATCACGAaacataaatttctttttttcgtGTGTGAGAAAATAAACTgcataaaagtaaaaaaaaaaaaaattatgtgagaTTGAGACTAACAAGTTTCTTGTCAACACCGTTGTATAAAAGAGATGCTACGAAACATTTATCACCATGGATTTGTTGTATTGTTATTGCAAGGATGATCCCACCAACACAAAAGTTGAGATTGTTGGTCCTTTAGGTATGATAACTCGAGtagggtgaattgagtaattaattttttttaattttaataaatattattaattaataattttataaaaatatatatttgataaatataataaattatgtttgagattaataataaatgtaaaccataaaatataacaagaataaataaaattaagcatAAGATAATTTATAGTAATTTGGTGTCTTCACACACACTTAGTCCACTCTCCTAAACTCTAACAATCATTGGGGTTCTATTAAATCAATTTCACCAAAATTTCCACACTAGATCACAataaaaactagatacacacctaatTTACAACGGCTTCTAGGCAATCACTATACCAAGGTTTCTACCataacttatcttgaaaactatattcacttagattttaacggttctacgaaacctatacaatcctctacaataatttaaatgtttacaattaatttgtccacacttagacacaaataagcaattaagaacaaattatacaaggcaaataaaatatcaataaagtaaataaatttgtaattttaaatggaGAAGTTTAGATTTGTCGTAAAAAACTTGAAGA from Diospyros lotus cultivar Yz01 chromosome 6, ASM1463336v1, whole genome shotgun sequence encodes:
- the LOC127804966 gene encoding uncharacterized protein LOC127804966 translates to MTILGNPTFTAVFHGNVDFVKIVFEEWPDVMWLEFRGSCIFSLAISNGNEKIRSFVCKRTEISLLATIINPDPEVNTFLHQAAKLSPSPQLSQFLGPALQMQRELQRFKEMEKMTPMCRKLMNKGNQTPKDLFNTEHMNLKIEARGWLKEIAQSCSVVATLIVTIMFTAAFTVPGGENDDTGLPRKLGSKYFTIYIISDALSLLFSCTSAMIFLGIHTSLFREDDFRIKLPLALMFGLLTLFLSIATMMIAFGIALFIMLREHFMWVSIPMLMLGSIPVSIYAILHVQIFIHVFRSTFRSYVK
- the LOC127804421 gene encoding uncharacterized protein LOC127804421, with product MPSSDDQHGQSRRPSLWRIVQNEGAGYDAQVSLFNRKSKRQGFDKVFYEAVRRGDLNAVKEMLRKNSELLNTEFTLLENNALQVAVVARQEDIVRHLLEQNPDPEFLKIKNGYGDTTLTLAAATGSRAIVQLLVETYEDLVDIKNAKRELPVVVAAFCGCEETFRYLYDITLVETLYVSKEDQNLNTVQVEKEKAVGYHNGFMLFKACITAEIYDIALVAFKEAQNQCIEEMQKEKGETLCSLALDFRTPRINGFLPWLFHNDFQHGS